Genomic DNA from Aphanothece sacrum FPU1:
AAGCAGTATAAAGCAAACCATAGTTTTTGAGAAAAAAACGTTGACGAGAATCAAACCAATATTGAGGACGACGTTTTGGTGGAACTTTGGTGTTAGTTACCCCTGAACTTTGTCCGACTAAATGAATCACTCGACTTTCAGGAACATACCAACAATTCCATCCTGCTTGATGCGCTCGTAAACAAAAATCTACCTCTTCAAAATACATAAAATAACCTTCGTCAAGTAGTCCAATAGCTTCAAAAACTTCACGACGAATAATCATACTTGCACCTGCAACCCAGTCTGTTTGACAATCAACAACAGAAACTGGAGGGGCGATTATCCAAGGTTTTAATAACGTTGAGACAATGCCTAAACATAGGGAATTATCAAACTCACTGAAAATAGAATGGAACCGGAAGGCTGAGCATTGAGGTGTTCCATCAGGTTCTTCCAAGCGACTCCCCGCAATGCCAACCTGGGGATTTTTATTCATAAAATCTACTAAGATTTTTATCCCATCTGGATGTACAATCGTATCTGGATTTAGTAATAAGAAATAGGGGGGAGGAGAAGAGGATTCTAAGACAGGACGAATGGCTAGATTATTGCCAAAAGCAAACCCCCCATTCTTGTCTGAAGCAATTAGTGAAACCCAAGAAGACCAAGCTTCATTGTTAATGGCTTCTTGAATTTTTTTCACTGAACCATCTGCTGAATCGTTATCAACAACTACCACTTTCATACTAGGAAGTGATTGGATTTCATTCGTCAGAGATTTTAAGCAATCAATAGTCAAATCTGGTGTTTTGTAGTTGACAATAACTACTAATATTTCAGAAGAATCTGGGACTTTAGTTTGTTCTGGCATCAGTAATCTACCTAAGTTTTTTTACTTAATTAGTGATACTTGCTTACTATGATTATTTAGCAATTTATACTGAAAAAATGTAGTTTAAGTTGCTCATTTTTGGATTGTAACATAGATTAGTAAGAATTGCTTCTATAATTATGGTTTTACAAGACTTATTATGTTAAAATTTTAGTAAAAAATTGATAAATTGCTAAAATGGATAATATCCCTCAACTTGGGCTACTGTGGGCATATTATCCATTAAATGATTTTCCTTAATTATGATTTTATTTTTTCCTTATAAATGCTTTTAGTAAAACTATTTTCTGCTCTCGTATAAACATAGGTTTCTGGCTTTGTAATTCGTTCCGTTTTAAATTTATCTTCAATTCTGTTCCATAAATCCGTATCTTCTCCATAGGGAAGATCTTGAAATCCTTTAATTTGAAAGAAAACATAACGTTTACCAAAAATCGTTGGACACATAACACAATCTCGCAAACTAATTGTTTTATCCTGCTGATAATAGTCAACAATAAAAATTTCTTCTTCTAGTTCAAATCCTCCCGTAATTGCTTCTAATTCTGGATGAGATTCCATATACTCTAATCTTGATTCTAAGTGATTGGATTTATAACTATCGTCACTATCTAAAAATGTGATATAATTTCCAAAACAAGCTTGAATTCCTGCATTTCTGGCATGAGCAAGTCCTCTATTAGTATGACGAAAATAACGAATTCTTTCATTATTTTCTACAAAAGGATTGACTATTTCAAAAGTATTATCCTTACTGCCATCATCAATCACTAATAATTCCCAATTTTTGAAAGTTTGATTGATGACACTTTCAATAGCTTTTTTGAGATAGTTAGCTCGATTATAAGTAATTAAAATAATAGAAATTTCTGGTTTGACATTAAAGTTGATCGGACTCATATTAGATTAACTCTCAAAGTTTTCGATAGAATGTGCTATAATATCATTATATAACGTTTTAGCCCATGTTTAATATCCGTTAGTAGTTTAATATGACCTCAATTAATTCATCTGCTGTCACTCCGAAAACGGTTGAACTCGCCCCCAAATATAATATTCCCTTAGTACTGATTGGCATAGCGATCGCCTTACTTTTTATTCAACCTTGGCTAAGTTTACCCCTAGCATTATTCGGGTTATTTCTGTTAATACAAACAGTAACTATCCGTTTACAGTTTACCCCAACTGCGTTAGATGTTTACCGTTCTAATAAATTACTTCGTCACTTTCCTTATTCAGAGTGGCAAAATTGGGAGATTTTCTGGTATCCGGTACCGATTCTCTTTTATTTTAAAGAAGTTAATAGTATTCATTTTTTACCCATTATCTTTGATGCCAAGACATTAAAAATTTGTTTAGAAGAACACTATCCCTTGGTAAAATAAAAGGGCTATTTTATTCTTTTGAAATGCTCGCAGTTGCAAATATTAATAATTACTCGAATAGACCGCGCAGGCGGGCTTTGTTCCTATAGCCCAACCCTTTAGGGTTAGGCCTTATACCCACCAAAACGATGAGATATGTTAACAATTATTGGTTGTGGTAATTTGAATCGTTGTGATGATGCAGTCGGAGTAATTATTGCTCAAAAATTACAACAATTTTTCAGAGAAAATACCTTATCTAACATTCGTATTTATGACTGTGGAACTGCCGGAATGGAAGTAATGTTTCAAGCGAGGGGTAGTCAAAAATTAATCATTATTGATGCTTGTTCTACGGGATCAGAACCCGGCACTATTTATAAAGTTCCTGGGGAAGAATTAGAAGCTTTACCAGAACCTAGTTATAGTTTACATGATTTTCGTTGGGATCACGCTTTAGCAGCAGGAAAAAAGATATTTCAAGAAGATTTTCCCAAGGATGTAATTGTCTATCTTATTGAAGCAGAAAACTTGGGATTAGGATTAGAAATAAGTCCTAGTTTACAACCAGCAATCACTCAAGTTATTGACTGGATACAGCAAGAAATTAGAGACTTTATCGACATAAAGGAAAACTAACTGTAAAGGTACTGCCTTTTCCTAATTGAGAGGTAACTCCGATGCTTCCTCCCATTCCTTCTACTAAGGTTTTAACAATAGAAAGTCCTAGTCCTGTTCCGCCTGTAGTGCGACTTCTAGCTTCATCAACTCGATAAAATCGCTCAAAAATTCGGACTTGATCAGACAGAGGAATTCCGATTCCATGATCACATATTTCTAAAATTGCTTTCTCTTGAATTTGAACAAGTTTAACCATAATAGGAGACTGTTCACTCGAATATTTAACCCCATTATCAATTAAATTTAATAAGACTTGTTTAAGACGATTACTATCAACTTTAATTATCACTTTATCAGAAGGTAACACAAATTCAATTAAGCGATCGTTATATTGACTTACCATTCCTTTAACTTCATCGAATAATTCATTTAAAATCAAGGGTTCTAGATGAAAGTGCATTCGTCCACTATCAGCCCTAGCTAAGTCTAATAAATCCTGTAATAATTGAATTGTACGGTTAGCTTCTGAAGCGGCAATTTCTAATGCGTCTCGCTGCATATCCGTTAGATTAGTACCTCGTCTCAAAATGCTTTGCAAATAACCTGATACTAGAGTTAAAGGTGTTCTTAATTCATGGGAAACATTACTGACTAATTGACGTTGATGTTCATAATTATCTGCTAAACGAAGTAAAGTTGTTTCTAAAGTTTGTGCTAATTCTTTGACCTCACTGGGAGCATTTTTTAATTCAATTTGTACTTCTCCTAATTTTTCAGGAGAAATATTAGCGGTAAGATGACTAATACGGGCTAAAGGTTGAAGAGAACGCCATATATACCAAGCAATTGCTACTGTCATGCAAATAATAGCAATTAAACTAGCAAAGCTAAGACTACCGATTAAACTGAGAAACATTGTTTGATCATTAGTGATATCTTGGGCAATATAAAATTGTCCTAAATTAACTCCTTTAACCTTTAATTTCGTCGAACATAATAACCAATAACGTCCATTTACTAATTGTAGATTAGGTTGAGAGGAGAGATCTTTAAAAGAGACTAAGATATTTTTTTGAGGGGACATTTTAAGAGATACAGATTGAGCAGAAATTTTACCTTGAGGAGTTTTAACCCACAATAAAGTATAAGTGTTAGTTAAATTATCGATGGCTTTTTGCATTCCTTCTTCTAAAGTCACCATATCACTATAAATTTCTACATCGTGAGGAAAACGGCCTACAATATATTGAGTATTATTTTTATGAGTAATGATTAAAATTTGCTGCATTCGCCAACTAATCCAACTGACTACCCCTGTTAGTCCTAAAATAGAAACAACAGCGATTCCTAGGGTTAATCTCATCTGTAATGAGGTAGGATTTAATATTTTTCCCCAATAATGGATTAGTTTCATGGATTACAGCTAACAGAGAGGATCTACCTTTTCTACTTTCTCAGACTAAAATAAATGTATTGTGATTAACGTCTGAGTTTTTGCTGAAAGAGTTAATAAATTAAATAGACACTTAATAATTTTTTCGGGTTTTTCTAGGAATAAATCGCTAAAATCTTAGTGAGATTTGCTAATTAGTTGGAGATTCGGACAATGACAGAACCATTCAGATTTAGCAGTGGTCAACTAGCTTACAGTGTACAAGAGTTAGTAGGAGTCTGCCAACAGTTCCCCCAAGAAGGAATTACTTACTTAAAACGAGGGGATTTTGAAAAATGGCTGGCTTATATTGGAGAAGGGGAATTATCCCTCAAAACTCAAAAATTGAGACAAAATTCAGTGAATGATACCGCAAAGTTAACTCAGTTTTTAGAGATTTGTCAGGGTAAGCAAGCTGATAAATTATCTTCTACTCAACCCTCTGATATAACCTCTACACCTCCTAACCCTTTAGTCAATGCACTTCAATCTATTTTGAGTTTCTTTACAGGCAAAAAATCTGTCTCCAGCGATTCTAATTAACTCAATTGATTAAATTGAATTATATCATATTTTCGGGAATTAGATTTGTTTTTTTCCCGATTTTTAATATTATTCATTATCAAAGTTTTGTGCCTCTACCCAACCTACAAAAATTGCTTATTCTACTTGAATTCCACTACTTGATAATTGAGTTACCCAAAATTCTAAGTCTGGATCATTAATCATTTCTTTTGCCTGCTTTTTAATGGTTTCTGCTTCTATTTTAGATTCACATAATGTAAACACGGTTGGACCTGATCCTGACATCATGGTTCCCAGTCCCCCTAGTTGTTGTAAAATATCTCTTAACTGAGCAACTTTTGGATATTCTGGTAACACAATCTTTTCTAAATCATTGTGTATTAATTCTCCAATCTTAACCCCATTTTTTTGTGTAATTGCTTGTACAAATGGGCCAGAATGTACCTCCGATGAACGAGATAAAACTTCCCCATGATCCCTAATATAAGTTTCAACAAATTGTTTTTTATAGGTTTGATAGGCCCAAGGAGTAGAAACCGCAATACTGTTATATTTTGCCAAAACTACCCATAAATTATCTAAATCTTGAATAGGGTCTAATTTTTCTCCTCTCCCTGTTGCGATCGCGGTTCCTCCTCCTATACAAAAGGGGACATCTGACCCTAATTTTTCGCCTAAACGTCGTAATGCTGGTAAGGTTAACCCTAGTTCCCACATTAAGTCTAGCCCGACTAAAATAGCTGCCGCATTAGTTGAACCTCCTGCTAACCCTGCTGCAACTGGAATACGTTTATCTAAAGTAATGTCTATTCCCCCATAATTTGCAAAAGCGGTAGGAAATTCTTGTATCATTAATTGGGCGGCCCGATAAGCTAAATTAGTGGCATCTAAGGGAACTTGAGGATGGTCACAATGTAAGCGAATGTGTTGAGTTCCATTAGGTCGAATTTCTAGACGATCAGCTAACTCAATACTTTGAAGAATCATTACTAATTCATGATAACCATCAAGGCGATCGCCAATAATTTCTAAATATAAATTAATTTTAGCAGGGGCAATTAAGGTATAAGGTTTCATAAAGAAAGGAAAAATAATTCTGATTTATTTATACCATTATTTGAGTCAGTTGACCTAATTTTAATCTTTTTTAATCATTTTTTTCAGATTCTAAAACTTTCGTTACTGTTAAAGATAATTCAGGAAAAGTTAAAGAAATAATTGTATCTTGATTAGTGAATTTTTTTTCTTCGTAAAATCCATCTTCTAATTGAAGAATAGAAATAGTATTTTCTAAGGGATCAATAATCCAATATTCAGGAATTCCTAATGCTGCATATTCTGATCTTTTATAACGATAATCTCGTTTAATTGAATCAGGACTAATTACTTCTACAACTAATAAAGGAGGGGTTTCACTAATAGCTGATTTATCCAGATATTCCCTGATTTCTTCTAAGGGAATAATATAAAGATCAGGCAGTCTAGATTTACGCCATCCGGTTCTAATTCCTGCATCTTTAAGACATACCCAAGGCAAGTTAAGCTGTTTAATTTGTTTGTCAAATTCTTGTTCTAAGAACTTAGCAATCAGTAAATGTCTAAAGGTAGGAGGATTCATAATTTCTAGTTTTCCGTTGACCAATTCATAACGATTATCTGGATCATCATTATAGTTACAATATTCTTCAAAAGTGTATAAGCTTTCTTGAGTTTTTAACATTATATTTTACCAATTATTTAACCAAATTTAATCATTTCTCGCCCTTGCATAAGGGGTTTTTCTCCTCTTAAAAGTGTCTCCAGTGTCTGCCGAATTCTAGGAGCATCTGGAGGACATCCCGGAACAAATAAATCTACTGAAATTACTTCATGTACTGGACGAACTTTATCTAATAATTCGGGAACAATTCCAGGTTCATCTGGTAATTGTGGGGTAATATCTCCTAATTCTAAATAAGCTCGTTTTAACACTAAATCTGGTCCTCCCATCATATTTCTCATGGCAGGAACATTAGCAGTTACGGCACAATCTCCAAAGGAAATAACAAATTTTGTATTTTTCCTTACTTGCTGAATTAATTCTAGATTATCTTCATTAGCGATCGCTCCTTCTACTAAACAAATATCTACATCTTTTGGATATTTTTTGATATCTGAACCAACGGGACTATAAACAACTTCAACTTTTTGCGCTAATTCTAATAGCCACTCGTCTAAATCTAAAAAAGACATATGACAACCCGAACAACCCGCTAACCAAACTGTAGCTAATTTAATTTTACGCATAATTTACTCTCTAATTTCTAACTAAAATTATCTTGTCCATTCATGTTTTTCTCTAGCATTAACAATGAATTCTAATTTAGAGCGATCGCGTTCTTTTTCTGCTACTGTAGATCCCTTACGGAAAATAGCTCCTGTGGGACAAGCATCAACACATTTACCGCAAGATGTACAAGCTTCTACTGTCCCCCAAGGTTGATTTAATCCTGATATAATTTTACACTCAGATCCTCGATTTGCCACATCCCAAACATGGGCCCCTTCAATTTCATCACAGACTCTTACACAACGAGTACACAGAATACAACGGTTATGATCAATACCAAACATTGGGTGAGAAACATCAATTTCTCGCTTAGGAAACTGATAAGGAAAACGAGAATGATCCATACCTACAGCAATGGCCATATCTTGTAATTCACAGTTATTATTAGCCACACAAACAGCACAAAAATGGTTTCCTTCTGCAAAGAAAAGTTCAATTGTCATGCGACGATATTCTTGCAGTTTTAGTGTGTTAGTCTGCACCACCATTTCTTCTGCAACTTGGGTAACACAAGCAGGAAATAATTTATTTGATCCTTCTATTTCTACTAAACAAAGACGACAAGCTGCTGCTTCAGAAACCCCATCTAAATGACATAAGGTAGGAATAAAAATTCCGGCTTCTTTCGTAGCATCAAGAATGGTACTTCCTTCTTCAATGGCTATGTTTTGATTATCAATGATTAGGGTTCTAACAGTCATATTTTTAATCCCTCAATAAAGCTCATATTTGCTTAAGATTAAATCTGTTTCTAAATGAATTATAGTCTAACGTTTACTCAATTAACTGAACTTCATCACAAATTGTAAAATAGGGATTAATCTTTCTTAAATAAAGATTAATTGTTCATAATTTATGATAGGGAAATATCAAAATTGCAGAAAACTTTAATTAAACAGATTTTTTCAACCTAGAATAAACTGTAGTTAACCCTTGAACATTACCCACATTTCCAGGAAATAAAATTACAGGTAAATTAGGAAATAAAGGATGATCTTTTTCGGTGCTTATCATTGAACATCCGGCTAAAACTTGACCTAATAAACGTGCCGATCGCAAATTTAAACCCGTACTTAAAACATCATTAGAAGTGATTCCACCCTTACTAATTAAAAATCCCATATCAGAGGGTAAACCTTGCACAATGTCCATTAATAAAGCAGAAACCGCAATACCAAAATCCAACCTTTGTTGTACGGTATCAAAGGTTAATTCTTCTCGACTGGTATAAACTACAGGAGTTTTATCTGTTTGATAAACTGTGTTAACTCGGTTTAATATATCTTCTAATAACTTATCCTTCTGATTAGGATTATCTCGTAATTTTTTAACATCAACTTCTATTCCAACTACCTCAGATTGTTGTAATAAATCTTCTAATTGTTGAGTAGTTTTCTTAACATGAGATCCTACAATAACCACACCAGGATTAGCAGTAGGCTTATATTTTGCCATTTCTTCTGCCCCAATAGGTTGGAGGCCAAGTTGTGCTAAAGATGTTAAAATACTAGCAGCACTGCGAAATAAAAATCGTTTTCCTGATGCAGCAGCTTTTAATAAATCTTCAGCAAATTTATCTAAATCTTCTTGAACTTCTCCGTCAACAACTGCACATTGATTATCCTTTAATTGCAGCAATCTTTCTAAACTTCCTTGACGGATATCAGTTAATAAAAATCTCTCTACTTCAGTCGCTTTTATACGTCCGTTTGTCTTTTCTTCGACATAATCAGGCAGATAACTATAGTGATAACCAAAAACCGAATCTTGAGCAAATTCTGTTTGATGAACCGGGGTTAACTTACCCTCTATTTTTAAATAATGAACACTCTCAAGAGTTTGTCTTCCCCCTTCAAAAAAAGCAGGAATCAAAAAATGAGCATCAAAACCTCCTAACTCCTCAGCAATGACATCTGTTTCGATGGGATAATGACCTCTAAGAGTCGAATCAGAACGACTAACAATAACAAAATCTGTGATATTTTCTGCCGCGATCGCTAATTTAAGATTATGACAAACTTCTCTAGTGATTTGGCTGGCATTTTCAGGGGTTAATGCTCTAGTATTAGTGAGAATAAAGACAATAGGAACCTCATCCCTTAAACCTAATCTGAGGGTGTCTACATCCCATTGCATCAATAATAAACAACTGTGAACGGTTTGGGAACCCGTCGGATCATCATCTAAGACAATAATTTTCGGTTGCTGATTCATCTTTTTGCTTCCAATACCATCGTTATCATTGTCCCATGATTTGTCCCTAAGTTGCTACCCTTTTAACCTGTGTTCGGTGTTAGGAGTTCGGAGGTCGTCGTGGATGATTTTTTCAACGAGAGAATAAGGCTTATATACTCCTTTTTTTGTCAGTTGTCCACCTGATTTATTATGTAATATTATTTAGATATCTAGATTGAGTTTATGGCTCTACCGGACTTACTATGCTAAACTAATTATTAATAACAGACCTTATGTCTGATCCTATAAAAACTAAGTCCGACGAGCGCGGACTAAACGATAGGTTGCGTAGGCAACCTTGGTTTGTATAGCTTAACTCTTTAGAGTTAAAGTCTATATTTGTAATAATTTAGCATAACTTGTCCGGTAGAGCCGAGTTTATTTTACCCTTAAATTAACTAGATTTCATCAGGATTAATTCCTAATTCCCTTAACTTGTCCCTTAATTTGGACGACTTTTCCCTTTCTTTGAACACTGCTTCTTCAGGAGTGGGAACTAGTTGACCATCGGCAGTAAAATACCGTAATTGTTGATTATAAATCCCTAAATATAACCCCAATTGCTGACTCCATAACCATCCTTGTTCATTGGGTTCAATGGGTTGATAGGTTCCTGCTATTAAACTAAACCCTTGAAACTCCAAAGTAACAGGATCAAACCAAAAATAATTAGGTGTGCGGAAGATATCTTGATAGGTTTCTTTTTTCTCTTCTCGGTCTATTTTTGCGGTACTTTCTGAGAGAATTTCCACAATAACATTGGGATATTTTCCTCCTTCTTGCCAAACTACCCAACTTTTACGAGTTTGATCTCTAGTTGTTCCTAAAACCACAAAAAAATCAGGTACTCGAAAAAATTCTGATTTCTTCTGGTTGGGACTATAGTAAATGGTTAAATTACCTGTGGCAAAATAGTCATCTCTATCTTGCCATACCCATTCTAAACATTGAATTAACAGTAAAATTTGCCTGAGATGTAAGTTACTTTCCAAGGGAGGTTCATCACTCCAAAATTCACCTTGAGGAAAGATTACCTCATTTTGGGGTATTTGGGTAGTCTCAATCGTTGAAGAAGAAGTCATAAGACTATTTTTAAGTTAATTTATTTTTCTATTATAGCCCAAACCAGATAAAAGGCAAAAATTATCATAAACTAGACAATGTTTTACAAGCTAAAATTGCCCAAGAATAACTAATAAGTCCGTTAATTAACTCTACTTGGTGATTATGTAAAATACCAGATTCTACTATTTTATGATAGTCTTTAACTGAAAATTTGGCGGTTGTTACTGTCACCATATTTTTAACCTATATTCAGGGTTTAAGATATTATTAATATTATTAATATTTCTCTTCTACCGGAAACCAATCCGATTGGATTTGTTCAGAGGAATAGGGACAGTGATCAGAAAATTGCCAGTCAGAAATTCCGGTTTCATTAGCAGCATCTGCCCTAGCATCCTGATAAACTTTTGATAAGTCCTCCCAATATCGTTTTAAACTGGGGGTATCCCTCAGATATCGCTTAAGATGATTTCGTTCTCTTTTGATGGTTATTTCCCAAGACTTAGAGCGTTTTTCGGGTTGATATTCCCATTTTAATAAATGTTGAATAATTAAGCGAATAGACGATAAAAATCTATCCCGTTCTCGTTTACTCAAGTCTTCAATCTCTTCTAATACATTGACCCAATCTACTTCTGTATAGCGTTGTTCTTTAATTAGTGATATTTGTTGTTCAACCCATTTTATAATGTCAGTTTCATAGAGCATTTTTTGTCAACTAAACTATTATTATATTATTTCTATGGGATTGTCATTAAGGACAATAATTTTAGGTTTTTGATTCATATTTTTGCTTCAAATACTACCCTGATCATTGTCCCCTGACTTGTCAACAAGCGTTTCTTTTATGATTAGAATCGCTTGTTTTTCCCTAGATTAATCATTTAGCTGAAATGGCAACTTCAATGACTTTGGCAAATGTTTCAGGTTCAAGTATTGCTAACTGAGCTAACATTTTGCGGTTAAGCTCAATATTGGCTTCCTTTAGTTTACAAATGAGTTTACTATAACTCAAGCCGTGCATTCTGGCCGCCGCATTAATACGGGTAATCCAAAGACGACGAAAATCTCCTTTACGTTTACGGCGATCGCGGTAAGCATTGCGTAATGCTTTCATCACCTGTTGATTAGCAGTACGGAAAAGTCTAGAGTGGGAACCTCTAAAACCTTTGGCTAATTTCAGAATTTTTTTGCGACGTTTACGAGCAACGTTACCCCGTTTTACCCTGGTCATAGTGACTCTCTAAATGATAGTGTTTAGTGGATTGTGTGCTTGTCTATAGATAAGGAAGCATCAGACGAACATTTTCTTCATCTCGTTCGTGAACTAAGGCTAAATGAGACAAACGACGATGTTTACGTTCAGCACTTTTATGGTTTAATAAGTGGTTTTTGTAGGCTTTTCGTCGTAAAATCTTTCCGCTTCCTGTGGCGCGAAAACGCTTTGCTGCTGCCTTTCGAGTCTTCAGTTTGGGCATGAACTTTTATGAAATTAGACACAATTTCTTATTATAGCACTAAATCTTAATATTAGAAAAGTACAAAAATATGCCTGCCCCAATTATCTATGACTGTATCGTCGTCGGTGCTGGACTGGCTGGACTCATCGCAGCCCGTAATTTATCTCGGTCGGGTCACAATGTTCTGGTCGTCGAAGCACAAGAACGTTTCGGAGGTAGGATGTACGGTCAGTACTTACCATCAGGACAGTGGATCGACTCTGCCGTCCTCTGTGATTTAGCAATTTATTTCGGTGATCAAGCTTTGTCTCCTTCTACTTATGAGGAGGCTGACTGGCCGGGCGAACCTTGGGTTGGAGGGGGATACGCTGCCTTTATGCCGCCAGGTGTATGGACAAGCTTCGGTGAGACACTCACAGCCCCAGTAGGAAGGATTTACTGGGCAGGTACAGAGATGGCTGATCGTTAGCCTGGATTTTTTGAGGGTGCAGTGCGCACAGGGGAGGCTACGGCTGAGGCGATCGCCGAACAATTGATAATTGACAATGGATAATAGACAATGGACAATTCATAATTCATAATTCATAATTCATAATTCATAATTCATAATTCATAATTCATAATTCATAATTCATAATTCATAATTCATAATTCATAATTCATAATTCATAATTCATAATTCATAATTCATAATTCATAATGAAAATAATCTCTTATACTATCGCAGCATTATTAACTACGTTACCAGTTAATGTGGCAACTCAAGCAATAGCGAAAGATCCTCCTGCTGCAACATATC
This window encodes:
- the rplT gene encoding 50S ribosomal protein L20, with product MTRVKRGNVARKRRKKILKLAKGFRGSHSRLFRTANQQVMKALRNAYRDRRKRKGDFRRLWITRINAAARMHGLSYSKLICKLKEANIELNRKMLAQLAILEPETFAKVIEVAISAK
- the rpmI gene encoding 50S ribosomal protein L35, with protein sequence MPKLKTRKAAAKRFRATGSGKILRRKAYKNHLLNHKSAERKHRRLSHLALVHERDEENVRLMLPYL
- a CDS encoding Uma2 family endonuclease, producing the protein MTSSSTIETTQIPQNEVIFPQGEFWSDEPPLESNLHLRQILLLIQCLEWVWQDRDDYFATGNLTIYYSPNQKKSEFFRVPDFFVVLGTTRDQTRKSWVVWQEGGKYPNVIVEILSESTAKIDREEKKETYQDIFRTPNYFWFDPVTLEFQGFSLIAGTYQPIEPNEQGWLWSQQLGLYLGIYNQQLRYFTADGQLVPTPEEAVFKEREKSSKLRDKLRELGINPDEI
- a CDS encoding DUF29 domain-containing protein, with product MLYETDIIKWVEQQISLIKEQRYTEVDWVNVLEEIEDLSKRERDRFLSSIRLIIQHLLKWEYQPEKRSKSWEITIKRERNHLKRYLRDTPSLKRYWEDLSKVYQDARADAANETGISDWQFSDHCPYSSEQIQSDWFPVEEKY